The genomic segment TTGGatccgaaaaagaaaaaaatatagccgaaataaataatcatcgtatcgaaaaagaaaaaaaacacaattGGAATAATATATGCAATGGATATTAAGAAAAACCAATAAGAAATACAATtggatcaaataaaatcattatattGATTATGTGACAATTAATAGTTGAAAAATACTCCATTTCGAAGcctgattttttaatttttcacccTTCCACGCACCTAAAAGAGAGTGTATGCATGctctttgccacatcagcgTCTAAGGGGGGTGGGGGGGATCCAGGCTATCATATTTTCAAGTTGAGGGGGGTAATTAAGCCAACGTAAGTTTAGGTGACACCGAACAAAAATCGACAAGTTCAGGGACCTAGACCATTACGCCATTAAAAAATGAACAAGAGAATTTCGTGTTTGATCGTAATCGATTTAGTTTCCTTATGAATTCGCATTGTCTTAGACTAAAAGGATATTTAACAAATGTAAgtcataaatccaaaacatTACATTGTATTTTCTAGACGATTATGCTACAGAGCCTAGATATTGGACTTCTCAAATATTGAAATTAACCATATTTGCAGATCTTTTTGAATTCcgcctctctcttttcttttcatccatatttagaAGTTTTTTCCCTTGTTGGTTGGTAAGAGGAGAGGGTTTGATGCAGAGAAATTTCTCTCGTTGTGTTATTATGTGTATTGTTGATCAGCGCTCTAAGGTAAGGCAACTAAGGCCTTTGCCTTAGGCCCCGATTATTAAGGGCcccaaaaaatagaaattactatattattatatatataatttatatatttgttattaataagaaatttcaaattttaatattttttaattgagtCGAGGTTCCATGGTTGAACGATTACATAATCATAAATTTTTCCCTCATTAAATTAAATAGTTTTTTCTACTTTCTCATCaattctaatttttctttctctatGTACTCttgtttttcatgtttttgaCGATGTCACTTTCTAATTTCATCTTAGTTCCTTTGACTTAGTTATTTCTTTTTGTCAATATTGGATTGATAAACACAAgttattttatattgcatatttTTAACTAAGAATCTCCTACCGCAAGTGAAGTAAAGTTCGAAATTTGGGAAATCATGCTCACCCATTTGTTCTTTTCCACTTAAATACGATGCGTTTGTATATGAGAGATTTTGAAACGTGACGCATGCCTAAACATACACCACACTTTGCGTTCTTGCAACTAGATCGAGGTCATGTGGACTTCTTTCTCATCTCATTATTATAAGCTTTTATTTAAAAAGTTGAAGGCCTtttattccctccgtcccaaaaagattatgcTTTGGGTTTAATTTGGCACATCAGCGgttaaataaaggaagattttaAAATGTGTgttccaaaacaagccttagatatttctgtgactgtaaatcatctcacaaagttaaattgtttctaaatatagaaatgtgccaatctttttgggacaacctaataaggaaagtaaaacaatctttttgggatggaggaagtaatatattttggctttaggccaccaaATTCGTTGAGCCGCCCCTGTTGTTGATTTGTCAATACTGTCTAGTTTCATTTTTGTGATTGAGTAAATAGATGATGAATAGAAAAGAGAACTTGAATTATAATCCCAATAGACCATGTATTCAAAGTGAATGTATTAACTATATGCCCAATGAAGCTAAGAAGTTAGGAAGAAGCTCTGTTTGAttagcttttttctttttttcccaattAGAAAGCTAACATGGCGAAAGCTGAGAAAGGATACCAATTATTTTGTTTGGACTTGTCTATGCTTCTGAACTCTTTTAACATGTGACAATGAAATGAGATACCCAAAATAAGCATGAATATTTCTTGTAATGGCTTGAGTCCTATATATTAatgaaacatatcaaacattgacataattaattgaatttgcagatttttgcgCTGCTGATGATCTTATCTCATGCTTCTTTTTCTGCCATATATGCAACAAACGTATTGTGTTCCCGAGTAGAAGTAGTGCCATTAAGCCACACCATACTGTAATTCCAATTTCAATGACCTGACCAAGTGGTTCACTGTCCTTCTTAGGTGTGAGGATGTAAATGGATATGCCATAAGTGAGTGCTGCAGAGGTTACTGTCAACCACATGATAACCATCAAACCCCACATGAAAAGCCTGAGCGTGAAGGGCAATCCACTTATCAACAGCAAGATTGTGCTGAGAGAAGAGACAAAGGCAATGGTGTTGGCACGAAGGAAACATCGATACGATTTGGCATGATTATAAGCCATTACTGCTTCCCCTGCTTTATGTGAGGGTGTTCCCTGATCATtcaattttccattttcttgCCAAACACCTCCTGGAGGGTTCACTCCAGCTTGGAATGCCATAGTTGCAATAAGTGAGGCCACCACCATTATTGTTTCACGTTTCTTTGGAAAGCCAACGCCCGATGGGGGCTTTTGGGCCTGATTTTCTCCTAAATATGCTGGTGTTGAAGATACTTGAGAATGGTTATTTCCACCAGTGTCATTGGAAATTTTGGTACTATTTTGAATGATGGATACTGAAATATCCTTTGCCCTTAAGCCTCCAGCTTCTCTAAGACACTCTCCAATGGATAGATCATTCATGTCCCTCCGACTCTGTGCTAAAATATCTAATGGTGTATTCCCATTAGCATCCATTGCATTCACATCTATGTGATTGGTCTTTAGCAAGTACTTGGCAGTCTGCAAGATTGGTAAGTGGTTTAgttactacaacaacaacaacaagtccAGTAGAATCCCACCATGGGTCCTCTGATAGAGTGCAGACGTtagacctaacccccaccttgaaaggtagggaaGTGGTTTAGTTACTAttataagaaaatgaaatcaattcTTTTGGCTGAATATACCGATAGCTCTTTAGACACTTCTGATTCATATTTTGGAAAGGTTTCTCCGCGTATTCACAAGCACCAATTACATGTATTAgctaatcacataaaatatgtctcatcctttaattatacacatcaacATCAATTGGAAAATGCATGGGATTTTATGGCTCATTGAGATTAATGTATTTGATTAAAGGCGACCTATTTTAATTAGTTAATCGGTCTACTTAATAGACGCTTGAGAATGCACGCAAAAGTTTTTTCAGAATTTTGAGTTGGAGGTGTCTAATAGGAAAAATTTATCAAATGTTCATGTGCTTAATCGAAACATGACGTAGTTCGAATGTCAAAATGAAATTTACTGATAGGTTTAAGGGGTTGTCGATGTATGCCGCCACTTCTTTTCTAAGGAACAAAGTCATACCTCAATTTGCTTATCAGCAACAGCCAAAAGCAAAATGGCGTGGCCATCACCATCCTTTGCATTCAAGAACTCATGGTCCCATCCAATCTCCATTAGCACCTTCAGAACCTCCAGCTGATTATGCTTCACACATAAATGCAACACGTTTTCTCCATTGATCGTCGTTCCTAGAGCTGCATGAGGCCTGATATGTATTAGTTCTTTGATGACTTCAACTCGACCTTTGATTGCTGCAAGATGTAGAGGATTTCTACCATCGCGATCACAAGCCAGGCACATTTCAGGATTCACCACCAACAACATCTTGACAATTTGCAGGTGCCCTTTGGCTGAAGCTAAGTGAAGAGCAGATGACTTTCGTGAATCTAATTCAGCAGCAAGCTGAGGATTTTGAGCAAGAATTAACCTCACAAACTCAATATGCCCGCGCATCGCTGCTATGTGCAAAGGAGTTTCATTGAAGCAAGTTAAGGTCAGTCTATCAAGAATCAAAGCATCTTGTTGAAGTAATTCTTGTAAAGCTCTCACATCTCCTTCAACTGCAGCTTCATAGAGTCTCTTCTCAGTATCCATCTTCCTCTATCagattctttaaaaaaaaacaaaattggtTAATAAAAGGAGGCAGGCGAACTTCTTCTACGTTGAATACACGAAAATGATCATATGAAAATTCGTCTGATGAAAAGTTCCCTAGCTAGACGATCTTCCATGTGGAGTGAAATGAAAAGTAGCTTATACGACTAGAAAACACATAattatgaaagaaagaaagggaaaaccAATTTATAGTAGCTgatatttttgtatttcttgCATTAAGTCATCGTTGGAAAAATTTTAGACTTGTTTAAATGATATTCAAGACTAATCTTATCTTCTTATGgacaagaaataaataaaagaaagaaaagcaaGAAATTAATTAGTACAACGGCAGATATGACTAGGGATTATTTGACTGAAAATGACCTTTGCTATTAGTACTATCACACCAGCTTCCTCGAAACTATACGGACAAAGAGACAATTCTCGCTCGAAGCTACCAAGAATTTTCTTTGACAACTTTAAGCAAACCGATTTGTGTGTCTGGATAACAAGATATTTATAGACTCTGTTTATGCATGATATACGGTGTCGGTGTTAGTCCCTATAAACCCatttgaaaagaagattttGTACTGAAGAAATTTTTATATGCATACGTTTCCAAGGTTTTAGTTTATGTAACACAATTCTTTTGGTATGCGAGATTAGATAACCAAAGATATTCCATGGGTTGAGATATCTAATGATATTAATATTTTACCCACCTTTTATATGGGATAGTAAAGTAATATATCCCACCATTTATTAGAAACGACGGGATAAAATAATATCAGGATTAGCTGATACCCCAAACCAAACATGGATAAgttaatttcaaattttattcgAGACTATTATTCTTATCCCTCGTACAAACGGCTTTATACTATACTTATTTTGTCGTTTCAAATATTACTccactttccttcttttatattttccacagtaattttttattgtcaacttttttattaattgtttttctacttcaaattaattccttactTATTTAAACTTTGAATCATCGGATTCGGATATGATGTAGAATAAGATAGGAAAGAAAGCAACAAGGGAATTAAGATAAACCCCAaattaaaagcaaaaaataagATATTCATTACACCCTAATTAGCTAACAATTATAATTAAACCTATATGAAACCCTCAAGTGGATGGTAATCCCCTTGAAAACACTTTTGAATTATCTTGACACAACGAAGAGAGATCTCAATTCTCACAAGTTTAATATCTCACTTAAATTTCCTCTTTATAAGATCGTCAATATTGTACTGATAGCGTCTTTAGAGTATACCGAATCATTAAAGAGGCATGTCCCTTTTGTACTATTGAAAATAAGTATTTATACTTGTTCTATTATTACATACCGATGGCTTAAAAGTCCTTAACTAGgcttaaaaaaaggaaaatatccGAAATTATTAGATACCGTAATCTAACTTCAAAATGTGGAGATATTTTGTTGATTGGAGGCCTCCAACTCGTGAACTGGGAAGACAAACTTGGCCCATCTTCTTCTTTTATGGTTCCAAAGCCTCCAACACGtaattcatgatttttcatggCCAGATAAGTTGTACACTTTGTTAGGCTTCCCAAGCGCCTCCTCCAAGGTTCATGATAAGCATTTGCAAGTCTTTTAGAACCTTAGCTTGGGACCTTGTGAATTGCTTTGGTGGTTAATTATATGCCGATTAAACATCATGATACCTGCAATAATAAGTCCTTTCATGCCCACTAATACGCTTCTTTAAATTACATCTTGTgcataaataataaatactctctccgtcccattTAAGTTCATTTTAACACTCAAGATTTTAGCCTTTTAAGAAATAacaaaagacttttgaatttgtggtcttaaattaaagatgtgtataatgtattaaaatatcatttgaatcttgtggttataaacttgtCACGAGGATGTTGGAATTATCAACTTACTAAGATAGAGAAAGAGCACTCTTTCAAAATACGTCACCAAAAATAAAGTAAGACACTTATACACGTGTACAGGTAAGTATTTGCTGAAGAAAACCCCTAGAAATCAAGGGAAGAGGTGTTCTGTGGCAAATTGAAGGAAACATGATTTGTGAGTGTGTACAGGTGCTGTGCTGAAATAGAAATACAGTACACGTGTGTATAAAGAGGCATAACAAATTCAATGACCAATGAGATTGGTCCATGTTTATAGTACAATTGACATTGCTCCTAGTACAATAATTGATAGCAGTGTTTGTACCTCTTTCacgcttatatataatagaagtgttttaatcttattttatttacgctttgaatttttaaaatgttatcTTTTACTTAAAAcacaattaatttaaattatagCTATAAAGAGATATTTAGTTAGATGTATCAAACACAACATTTGGGTCAATgtaataacattattttgtCATATAAGTGGCATCTATTTTGACATTCATAGCTATTTTacaataatttttcattttgtgtAGAATTTATAATTTATTGACACGTGCAATGCACGTACGCTAAAACTAGTATcgcataaattaggacagagagtACTACTTTTTCGAAATTTCACAATTCCTATGTCCAAACGCCcactaaaataaaattgattcaagTAAATTCACAGAACAAGTTTTGCTTGTCCCTCACCTTCTTCTAGTTCAGATATGCATAGTTGCAATTGCAATAATTTAGAAAAGCAAAAAGGAGGGAGAAGTACTATTGTGGTAGCTAACATAGGTAAAAtttctataaaaagaaaagattgttAGTGCAATCAtatggagattttttttttttggtttcccactCGGAGCCCTACTAAATCCGGACACACGTCGTGTAGATCCCATCAGGGAAAGTGTCCTACCAAGTGTTGGGATTGAAATAATATGGCGTCATACGCACACCGTTTCAATAATCGAAACCTCAAATGATAATCAAGCAACAATgaaaaactataaaaaaaaaagactttgaTAATATGATATGGTTTTGGTCAATTGACGTGCAtatgaaaactaatataaaagaaaatcataaaactatTGAGAGAAAAATCTCACCTTAAACAAGACTTCATTCGATGACTATATTGTGGATACTACTGTGTTATTTTGTGTGAAGGAAGAATCCTCAATTTATAGAAATAcaaaacttttcctccaagaaaagaTACCAAATACAATAGTATCTTTTCCATTTTAAAaccttttccaccaagaaaggagttctaattatttttttcttaactatttacaaccacacaaatatctaaggcttattttagatcataaatttcaaaattttttatttttttcttaaattcccAGCCTAGTTAAATGGTGAGAAAGGAGTAGAATTTACATGTCCTTTTCAGCCAGAAGTGATTTTTTTAACAAACCATGTtccccccttccccccccccaCAATCAGGGGTTGCTCACTTTATTAGTATTAGTGCTTTAATTTCAACTAAAGGTGAAAAAAGTTCACAATCCATTGCTCTGGTCTTTGtttattgagaaaaaaaaagtaggtaATATTCCCGTTTGTTGCTATGGTCTTTTTCTATTGAGTTTTGTCTCAGTCATTCATCAAACACCTTACATGCAAAATATTTATACCACGTAgctcatattttgagtttgttgcACGGTTTAGCCCACATTTGtgtatacacttttatacaaggttgatacattatgtataatgcttttcTCCAGATATAATGTTAGTATATAACATTGTATAAACTGAAAATATAGTTACGTGGCGTAATAATTTATGttgggctatatatatatatattttttaaattcccccccacccacccacccctcccaacccttttttttattgagtTCTGTTTCAGTcatttcatcaaacaccttACATGCAAATAGGAGTTACTTTATTAAGTATTAGTGCCTCAGCTTAAGGTAGACAAATTTTCACAATCCATTGCCATGGTCTTTGTTTAttgtgaaaaaacaaaaaattaaaaggtaATATTTGCTATGGTCTTTGTTTATTGAGTTTTGTTTCAGTCATTTCATCAAACATCTTTCACGCAAATCATGAGTTGCTTACTTTATTAATTATGAGTGCTTTCGTTTCAAAGGTGAATATTTTTTTCACAATCCATTGCTTTGGTCTTTGTTTATTGAGAATAAGCGAAAGACAGTACTCCCGCTGTCTCAAAATAATAgtctgtttggccaagtttttaaaattaacttattcttaaaagtattttttttaaaagtacttttcaaaaagatTTTCGATTTAAAATAGGTTtcaataattaatttaaaaaacactttacaaagaattagtgtttgaccaaacttttaaaagtgtttttacagtatttttctcaaaagtacttttcaaaaagcgCTGTACAAagaaaagtttattttttttgaaaattacttCGAAAAACTCCCTtgaagcacttattttctcccaaaagctaccaaacacctcacttttttcaaataagACTTATCGaaagaaaagattttgaaaaatgcTCGCCAAACAAAGCATAAGTCTCTTTAGCTTCTTTCACGcccattaagaaaaataatatatacagcGTATAGTTTATTGAGCTACCCCTATTTGTTAGATGTTTCTTGAGAATTGAGCATTAGTTAGACGAAGTAGTTCTTTACTAATTTCCTCCATCCGAATTTACAGATCGTATCATTCGACTTTAGCTAAGAAGTAAGAAAGATGAatttacttttgaaatttgtattcaaatgttttatataattgtgtgatcgtaaaatcatttcataaaattaaattgtttctaaatatgtgTTCGACATTTTTTTTACGTACTAAAAAAGAAATGCCATATAAATTGTGACAGTAGTGAGATTTTGAAAACAATTACTTTTGTCTTGGTATTTCTAAAgttgaaaattaattttaataatttttttcatcagtgtttattaatttatttttgttatgagTAGTGAATATCCCCGTTCTATTGCGATGGTCTTTTCTATATTGAGTTTTGTCTCAGTCATTTCATCAAACAGCTTCCACACAAATCAGGAGTTGCTCACTTTATTAGTATTGATAGTGTTTTGATTTCATCAAAAggtgataaattcaccattcaTTGCCGTGGTCTTTGTTTATTGAGAATAAGAGAAAGAAGGCAATATCCCCGTCGAATTCTTTGTTTATTGAGTTTTCTCTCAGTCATTTCATCGAACAGCTTCCACGCAAATCACGAGTTActgtaatttttcaaaaaatatgcCCTTTTTTGGTAGTGGATTGTGGGAGTGAACTGATTCTCTGTAAAGTATATATATCGAGTGCAGACACGCAGATGCGAATCCAAACATTTAAACTTTGATGTAGCTCAATCTTTTGGCGctcttttaaaaattatgattcctatctattatttattgtaattttttaatAGTAGATTTTTACAATGATTTGAGGGATGTTTGACTAAGTTTATAAGCCACAAAACCAATTTACAAACACTTTTTAACTTACCTACATATTTGGTAACATCATTTATTTGGTCGAAAAAAGTTATCCTGGATTACTTAtcctgggattagttatccccgAATTAGTTATCCCATCCTCTCAaagggataaaataacactacaatcccgggataac from the Lycium ferocissimum isolate CSIRO_LF1 chromosome 11, AGI_CSIRO_Lferr_CH_V1, whole genome shotgun sequence genome contains:
- the LOC132037550 gene encoding ankyrin repeat-containing protein ITN1-like, whose translation is MDTEKRLYEAAVEGDVRALQELLQQDALILDRLTLTCFNETPLHIAAMRGHIEFVRLILAQNPQLAAELDSRKSSALHLASAKGHLQIVKMLLVVNPEMCLACDRDGRNPLHLAAIKGRVEVIKELIHIRPHAALGTTINGENVLHLCVKHNQLEVLKVLMEIGWDHEFLNAKDGDGHAILLLAVADKQIETAKYLLKTNHIDVNAMDANGNTPLDILAQSRRDMNDLSIGECLREAGGLRAKDISVSIIQNSTKISNDTGGNNHSQVSSTPAYLGENQAQKPPSGVGFPKKRETIMVVASLIATMAFQAGVNPPGGVWQENGKLNDQGTPSHKAGEAVMAYNHAKSYRCFLRANTIAFVSSLSTILLLISGLPFTLRLFMWGLMVIMWLTVTSAALTYGISIYILTPKKDSEPLGQVIEIGITVWCGLMALLLLGNTIRLLHIWQKKKHEIRSSAAQKSANSINYVNV